The window ACAGGCCGGATACGATCCACTGCAGCAGGGAGTTCACATCCCTGGCCAGGAAGCCCAGCACCACACTTACCAGCACCACCACTATACCGGTGCCGTAGTTCATTCTGGTTACCTGGGTGTTGGAGGCATCTTTGTTTACATAACGAAGGTAGATATCGTTTACCAGGTAGGCCTGTGCTGCATTAAGCGTACCGGCAAAGGTGCCAATAAAGGCTGCCAGCAAACCTGCCAGGATAAGGCCCATGATACCAGCCGGAGCAAAATTAAGAATGGCAGCCGGCAGGATCTGTTCAAAATCGGTAGTTCCGTTAGCACCCTGTAGGTTAAGCGTGTTGTAGTTCAGCAGGGCGAGCACAGTAAAACCAACAATCATCAGGTAACGGGTGGGTATGAGTACCAGCGATACAAATCCACTCATTTTTGCCGCATCCTGTGGCGAACGGGTAGAGAGAATTTTCTGCATATCGTAGCTAGGTGTTGGCCCTGCCAGGCTGGCCAGCACCCCTTTAAAGAGCATCAGCATAAAGAAAACACCAAAAAAAGTGTAGCCGTCGGCCATAATCTTTGCATTGGCATCTTCAATAATACCAGACCAGTCCAGGTCCAGCTGCATACCAAAGAAGGGCGTATCCCAGTTTGCCGGTACATTCAGCGAGGCGGTTTCCAGGTTGTTCATGGCCATTACACCAATCACTATCGCGCCAATGGTCATGATCACGTACTGGAGCACATCGGCCCACACAATACTGGCCATACCTCCTAAAATGGAGTAAAATACTGCAAAAGAGGTAAACAGCAAACCGTAGAAGTGAGGCACAAACTCAGGCGCTACCGTAAAAGGAATGTAGGGCTGTACCGAAGCCCAGGGAATAAAGATCTCCACAAATTTACCAAGCCCAATAAAACCATAGGCCAGAAAGCCCAGGCAGCTTAACAGGGCAAACACCACCACAATGGTATGGGAGGCATTTACATCTTTGCCCCTGCCAAAGCGGGTGAGCATCCACTCGGCCCCGGTGGTTACATTGGAGCGGCGCAACCAGGCGGCCATGAACATCATCAAAAAAACCTGGTTGAAGGAAGGCCACAGCCAGGGAATCCAGATGCTTTTAAAGCCATAGACAAAAGCCAGCATAACCATCCACATGGTGCCCGAAATATCGAACATACCTGAGGCATTGGATACACCCAGGGCATACCAGGGCAGGGTATGGCCACCCAGCAGATATGCGTCCTTATTGCCCTGTGCCCGCTTTTTCATGAACAGGCCAATAGAGGCAACTGCTACCAGGTAGAGAACAATTATGCTGATGTCAAGCAGTGATAAAGTCATCTGTTTACGTATAGAGTGTTTTTATGATTGGGGCCGGCTGGCTGCTACAGCTTTGATCCTTTTTTTGATTTAGCCGGCTTCTTATATATGTTTTCTGCCGCTACATCTTTCTGGAAGAACACATCAGGCTGCTGGTAGAATTTTTTAAAATCTTCGGCACTGGCCTGGCCCGGATAAGGCGCATAGAAGTGATCGGGACGGCCGTTTCGCCACACCAGCACATAGGATAAGTCTGTATCCTGCACAACAGGCAGGAGTGTGTTGGTCCACCAGTCGGCTACTGGCAGCTGCTCCAGGCCGGTTTCAGAAAGGGTGATCAGCTTATTCTTCTCTTTGCCGATTTCGGACAGCGTCTGCACCATTTGTTTGGTGTTGGCTACAAAATAGTCTATAGAATCGTTGGGGTTAGGGCGGTGGTAGATATCAAAGCCCAGTATGTCTACATAACTATCACCGGGGTAACGCTCCAGGTAATCTTCGCGTGACTCAAATCTATCGGGAGAATAGGCGTAGAGCACATTATGCACCTCTTTCTGGTTGCGCAGGTAATCTACCGTAAAGCGCCAGAATCTGGTGTATTCCGCTACTGTGCTGTGCCCGCGGCCCCACCAGAACCAGCTGCCGGTATGCTCGTGCAGCGGCCTGAAGATTACAGGGATTGCCTCTCCTTTTGGCCCTTTCAGGCTTTTGAAGAAATCTGCCACCTCGTCGAGCCAGGTAGCGTAACGCGCCATTAGTGCCGGGTCTGCAAAAACACGCTTAATGGTGGAGTCCTGCTGAAACCAGGTATCTTTGGTGGGATCTACCGGGTTGTTAGGGTGCCAGCTGAAGGTATTGATGCCTCCCCGGGCATAGATCTGCTGTGCAAACTTACGCATGGCGTCAAAGGGAACACTATCGAGGTTTACGGGCCTTTTCAGCTCCAGGTGGCCCAGGTCCCAGCCTACTACGGCAGGGTATTCTCCTACTACTTCCTTTACATCAGAACGGCCCTCTTCATACTTCCAGCCCATGCCATATGCCAGCGCATCCTGGTGGCCGAACATAATGCCTTTTTTTGCCAGCCGCTGCAGGTTCAGGTAGAGGTTTTTCGTTTCGGGCGTTGCTTGTTGATCAATTGGTAACGTTTGCGCCACAAGACCAGGCAAAACAAGGATGTTCAGCAGGCAGAATAGAAATATCTTATGCATGTATTAATGATTGTATGTATACTCCAGAGGGCTTACCATCTGCCTCCCCTTAAAATCAAACCCTGTTTATACCATCAAATATACCGATATCTTAAAGTATTTCATTAATACTATTTTATCATTTCATTGACTGCAGCACATCCTGATCAAAAAATAATTTTTGCTCATAGGCATGGAGCACACCGCTAAAAATCAGCATTAAACTTCTGAAATGCCGAACATAACGCTACAGAAGCTAATTTAACAGTAGAACATACGGCCTAAAATTATTAATTTACAGCAGCCATGCACTGATACTTATTTAACACAATTTTATGCCTAACCAATTGCGCAGCATCTACAGAGAGATTACCCCTCTTAATGCAAGTGATTGCTTTACATTTTTTAAGCGGATAAAAAAAGAGTTCAGTTTTCCGCTGCACACGCACGAGGAGTTTGAGCTGAATTTTATCCAGCATGCTCCCGGAGCCAAACGTATTGTGGGAGATAATATTGAAGTGATTGACAGCATTGACCTGGTACTGGTGGGCAGCAACCTGCCCCATGGCTGGTTCACGCATGAATGTACCAGCCAGGAGATTTATGAAATTACCATACAGTTTCACCGCGACCTGTTCGATGAAAAATTTCTGAAGCGCAACCAGCTAAGCCACATTCGCAGCCTACTGGAGCGTTCTGCCAGGGGTATTGCTTTTTCTGCAGAAACAGCGCAGGTTTTTAAAGACCGGATAGAATTACTGACTACAAAAAGCGGTTTTGATTCTGTGCTGGAGCTGATGTCGATTCTGCATGATTTGTCACTCTCCGGTAATCTGAGGTCTTTATCAAATTCTTCATTCTCAAATGAACAGTTCAATTACAACAGCCGCCGCATTGAACAGGCCTTTGAGTTTATGCAGAAAAACTACTCTAAGGAAATTTCACTGGCCGATGTGGCAGGGGTGGTAAACATGCCCGAGGTGTCATTCAGCCGCTTTATTAAGAAAAGAACAGGCAGAACCTTTATTGAAAGCCTGAATGAAATCCGGCTGGGACATGCCTCCCGCCTGTTGATTGACACTACCCAGACTGTGGCCGAGGTTTCTTTTAACTGTGGCTTTAACAACCTCTCTTATTTTAACAGGGTATTCAGGAAAAAAAACGGCTGCACGCCAACCGAATTCCGGCAGAATTACTCCGGCGCCAAGGTATTTATTTAAAATTTCTCCTGACCCATTCATTTACTTCGAGAGCTTTCTGCGAATCAGTTGCTTCTCTGACCTGATGAGCAGCTCGTAAGTACCGCTTGGCCAGAAGATATTATCAAGGCTCCAGAAGAAACTGCTTTTTCCCTGTGGCAGCACAAAACTTTTAGAAACCAGTACTTTGCTGTTTTTGCTGCAGATAACTGCCTCAATAAGCTGCATAGGACCTGTATTTGTAAGCTCCAGCCATAAACCACCCTGCAGTGAAATAGGATTGGGAGATAGTGTTATGACTCCAAAGCGGGAATTGGGGTCATAGTACTGCGTGGTACCAGCGTCTGAAGACCCTTTCTCTTCTGCCGGCTCCTCATCAAGTGCTATCTTGGCCTTTCTGACTCCGTTACTGTAAGATAGCCCATAGTTTGTTCTGGAAAGTGGTTGCAATAGCCGCTGCATATCAAAAAATTTTTAGGCGTTGAAAGAATATGAGAAAGGTAGGGCTATAAGGGTGGGGAATCAATACCCATTTTCAGGTATATGTGGAATAAAATCAAAAAATAATAGTCCTGTAATTTTACAAAAATATTGCGGTAACAATAGTTGTAAAGCTCATCTTGTCCCAAAATTATTCTTCAGACGCCCGGGAGCTACGGCCACTGCCCCGGGCCCATAAGCAGCAGTAAAGCATAATGCGATTCTTGGCAGGAAGTGTGGGCAGAATAATAGGGATTAGCCGGAAGAAAAGGGAAAGCATTGGAGCCGGCCAAAGCACAAATAAAAAAACCCGGTAGATTAAAAAAATCGTACCGGGTTGTTTTATATGGCCTCAGCTGTTACAGGCTGGCTAAACTAAACAAGACAAGCCTGCTTTACTGCCGGCTGTTATTTTCGGCGGGCCAGCAGCACTACTGCAGCAGTGGCAATTGCAGTTCCTATTGCAAACTTCTGGAGCAAGCCCATGGGGTTATGCTTCCACTCTGCCTTCATGCCCTGCTCTGCAAAAATGTTTGGCACTTTGGCATGCATCAGGTCATCTACAATACCTTCCACCACATTAACACGGTCTGCCAGCATTAGGGGAATCCAGTGGGCAAAGCTACCTTCGCCATACTTAAAGGCCTGGCGGCGTATCATGCCGCTTAGCCCGCTTGGCGGCACTGAGGTGCCAAAGACGGCTGTAACATTTGGGCGCTCATTGGAATGCAGCACTTCTATGTCTATCGGTTGTTGCGCTGGTCTGTCCCAACTATAGCCATCATGCTCATCGTCGGTACGCTTTTTTATGGGGTAGGTAGGATCATTTTTAGGATCTGCATCTATACCCCAGCCTTTTATATGCTTATAATCTTCAGCTGTTTTTTTCATAATTATTCTTCTTTAGGATCTGGCAGATGGTGGAATAAGAACAGGTTTGATACAATTATCCAGCTTATCTGAAAAAATGCGATAAGCATCCGATACCTCTTCCAAAGGAATGCGGTGCGTTATCATGGCTTTAGGATTGATCACTCCGTTTTGCACATGCTTGATAAGCTTAGGCAGCAGCCGTTTTACCGATGCCTGGTTGGCACGAATGGTGATACCCTTATTCACAACATTACCTATGGGCACCAGGTTACCTGTTGGCCCGTATACCCCAACAATGGATACAATGCCCCCTTTTTTAACAGAGTTAATAGCCCAGTGAAGTCCTGTTGCAGAACCAGCCTGCAGCAGCAGCTTTCTGCCTGTAATGGTTTGCATGGCACTGCCCGCTGCTTCGGCACCAACCGCATCGATACAAACATCGGCACCCAGGGAGTCGGTTGTTCTTTTAATGAACACCACCGGATCTTCCAGTGATTCGAAGTTATAGACCTCGGCATTTGAATAGTTCTTGGCAAATTCCAGCCGGTAGTCCTCGCGGTCTATTACAATAACACGGCCTGCACCAAACAACCAGGCACATTTTGCCGCCATAATGCCTATTGGGCCGGCGCCAAAAACAACAACGGTATCTCCCTCCTGTATGCCACCCATTTCGGCAGCCTGGTAGCCTGTTGGCACCACATCTGTGAGCATTACGGCATCATCCAGATCCATCTCGTCGGGAATAATGGTAGGACCTACATCGGCATAAGGTACGCGCACATATTCTGCCTGGCCGCCATGATAGCCACCTGCAGTATGCGAATAACCAAAGATGCCTCCCACAGCTGTTGCCTGTGGGTTAGCTTCATGACAATTGCCATAGAGCTCCTGCTTGCAAAAAGCGCACTTTCCACAAGCAATATTAAAAGGTACTAATACCCTGTTGCCCACTTTCAGTTTTTGCACATCAGAACCCATTTCTACCACCTCTCCGACAAACTCATGTCCAAAGGTCATGCCCACGCGGGTATCGGGCACGTTTCCGTTGTATAAATGCAGATCAGACCCA of the Flammeovirgaceae bacterium 311 genome contains:
- a CDS encoding Na+/proline symporter (COG0591 Na+/proline symporter): MTLSLLDISIIVLYLVAVASIGLFMKKRAQGNKDAYLLGGHTLPWYALGVSNASGMFDISGTMWMVMLAFVYGFKSIWIPWLWPSFNQVFLMMFMAAWLRRSNVTTGAEWMLTRFGRGKDVNASHTIVVVFALLSCLGFLAYGFIGLGKFVEIFIPWASVQPYIPFTVAPEFVPHFYGLLFTSFAVFYSILGGMASIVWADVLQYVIMTIGAIVIGVMAMNNLETASLNVPANWDTPFFGMQLDLDWSGIIEDANAKIMADGYTFFGVFFMLMLFKGVLASLAGPTPSYDMQKILSTRSPQDAAKMSGFVSLVLIPTRYLMIVGFTVLALLNYNTLNLQGANGTTDFEQILPAAILNFAPAGIMGLILAGLLAAFIGTFAGTLNAAQAYLVNDIYLRYVNKDASNTQVTRMNYGTGIVVVLVSVVLGFLARDVNSLLQWIVSGLYGGYIASNLLKWYWWRFNSSGFFWGMLAGIAPALIFPLLPYFQGVLPLNYFPLLLVLSLIGSIAGTLLAPPTPMETLKAFYKNVRPWGFWKPVKEAVMQEDPTFQPNKSFWLDAFNVVVGIVGQMSLTLLPFYLVMSMYTELAIVLAVLVVCGTILKQTWWNKLDSNEAPPTSSTPLPENRGKSNMKAA
- a CDS encoding mannan endo-1,4-beta-mannosidase (COG4124 Beta-mannanase), coding for MHKIFLFCLLNILVLPGLVAQTLPIDQQATPETKNLYLNLQRLAKKGIMFGHQDALAYGMGWKYEEGRSDVKEVVGEYPAVVGWDLGHLELKRPVNLDSVPFDAMRKFAQQIYARGGINTFSWHPNNPVDPTKDTWFQQDSTIKRVFADPALMARYATWLDEVADFFKSLKGPKGEAIPVIFRPLHEHTGSWFWWGRGHSTVAEYTRFWRFTVDYLRNQKEVHNVLYAYSPDRFESREDYLERYPGDSYVDILGFDIYHRPNPNDSIDYFVANTKQMVQTLSEIGKEKNKLITLSETGLEQLPVADWWTNTLLPVVQDTDLSYVLVWRNGRPDHFYAPYPGQASAEDFKKFYQQPDVFFQKDVAAENIYKKPAKSKKGSKL
- a CDS encoding AraC family transcriptional regulator (COG2207 AraC-type DNA-binding domain-containing proteins) — translated: MPNQLRSIYREITPLNASDCFTFFKRIKKEFSFPLHTHEEFELNFIQHAPGAKRIVGDNIEVIDSIDLVLVGSNLPHGWFTHECTSQEIYEITIQFHRDLFDEKFLKRNQLSHIRSLLERSARGIAFSAETAQVFKDRIELLTTKSGFDSVLELMSILHDLSLSGNLRSLSNSSFSNEQFNYNSRRIEQAFEFMQKNYSKEISLADVAGVVNMPEVSFSRFIKKRTGRTFIESLNEIRLGHASRLLIDTTQTVAEVSFNCGFNNLSYFNRVFRKKNGCTPTEFRQNYSGAKVFI
- a CDS encoding alcohol dehydrogenase GroES domain-containing protein (COG1063 Threonine dehydrogenase and related Zn-dependent dehydrogenases), giving the protein MLAMNYRGPQRVRIDNMPMPEILHPEDVIVRVLRTCICGSDLHLYNGNVPDTRVGMTFGHEFVGEVVEMGSDVQKLKVGNRVLVPFNIACGKCAFCKQELYGNCHEANPQATAVGGIFGYSHTAGGYHGGQAEYVRVPYADVGPTIIPDEMDLDDAVMLTDVVPTGYQAAEMGGIQEGDTVVVFGAGPIGIMAAKCAWLFGAGRVIVIDREDYRLEFAKNYSNAEVYNFESLEDPVVFIKRTTDSLGADVCIDAVGAEAAGSAMQTITGRKLLLQAGSATGLHWAINSVKKGGIVSIVGVYGPTGNLVPIGNVVNKGITIRANQASVKRLLPKLIKHVQNGVINPKAMITHRIPLEEVSDAYRIFSDKLDNCIKPVLIPPSARS